A region of Nostoc sp. 'Peltigera membranacea cyanobiont' N6 DNA encodes the following proteins:
- a CDS encoding NB-ARC domain-containing protein: MAYEHELSPEQQQVFLMRMADGLSYEQIATQLSTSADACLKRMGQVYRKFNISGVSRGKENKLRFLLANKLEQSQRLESNAEEPSDHTQPAHVPDLETEPNLVNISQKYLIYQNLPAREHTAFIGRAQEIMRLMELLDFQHTAHLISVDGIGGVGKTTLVVEVAYRCLEVSNNEHFAPSLPTFEAIIFTSAKQNHLTSIGILPRLTRERTLRDICREIARVLDLSEIINLPLEEQFQPIREKLSQTKTLLIVDNLETIEDQQEVLSFLYDLPPTVKAIITTREQALFVPIRLGCLPKEDALRLIQHETKEKSINLTTKESQQLFEGVSGIPAAIIYAVGQMAAGYLLEDVLAQIKEPNGDVARFCFAGSVIPLRGTPPYYLLMAISLGVQPITRETAASIAFEQADPIVTAQGLAKLQQLSLVYQQQGRYNLLELTREYSAAELAANSELAQKLQQRWVNWYIKFSEAYGGTNWKEWHLGYGYLEAEWENLRAVLEWCISQVMYCDARTIWQHIKGYIHVRGYWDERLDWTTWLIETAKQAGDWTFAVEVMSDRAGTLIRMRQESQLKEAEILLQEAWDLRHHQTIILQLEIATNMAILYINQQQFKQAQEWLTEEEKLLKQASLPELKIKEQQVHIIYYQGQIHFQAGDYQQAENIFQQALTEAQQAGWQRAVVAIQNWLADVALKLGNLEEARRLLELSFPIAERHKDKRSIAYHKASFAKLEKLSGNLPQAKRLAEEASDGFESLKMLTEAKEMRTLFSS; the protein is encoded by the coding sequence ATGGCTTACGAGCATGAACTATCCCCAGAACAGCAGCAAGTTTTCTTGATGCGAATGGCGGATGGTCTAAGCTACGAACAAATAGCCACCCAATTGAGTACATCAGCAGATGCTTGTTTGAAACGTATGGGTCAGGTGTACAGGAAGTTCAATATTAGTGGCGTTAGTCGTGGTAAAGAAAATAAACTCAGATTTCTCCTGGCTAACAAGTTGGAACAGTCGCAACGGTTAGAGTCAAATGCTGAGGAGCCTTCAGATCATACCCAACCTGCTCATGTACCCGATTTAGAAACTGAACCCAATCTGGTAAATATCAGCCAAAAATACCTTATTTATCAAAACTTGCCAGCAAGAGAACATACAGCCTTTATTGGTCGCGCCCAAGAAATCATGCGGCTAATGGAACTTTTGGATTTTCAGCACACCGCTCATTTAATCAGTGTGGATGGCATTGGTGGTGTAGGTAAAACTACTTTAGTCGTAGAAGTAGCTTATCGTTGCTTGGAAGTGAGCAATAACGAACATTTCGCTCCCAGCCTTCCCACCTTTGAAGCTATTATCTTTACTTCCGCCAAACAGAATCATCTGACCTCTATTGGTATCCTGCCTCGATTAACTAGAGAACGTACTCTGCGGGATATTTGCAGGGAAATTGCTCGTGTCCTAGATCTCAGTGAAATCATTAATTTACCTTTAGAAGAACAATTCCAGCCAATTCGAGAGAAATTATCTCAAACAAAAACCTTATTAATTGTTGATAATTTAGAAACCATTGAAGACCAACAGGAAGTTCTGTCCTTTCTATATGATTTACCACCAACGGTGAAAGCCATTATCACTACTCGTGAACAAGCTTTGTTTGTACCCATTCGCCTGGGTTGTCTACCTAAAGAAGATGCTTTGCGCCTCATCCAACATGAAACCAAAGAAAAAAGTATAAATTTGACTACGAAAGAATCTCAGCAACTTTTTGAGGGAGTAAGCGGAATACCTGCTGCAATTATTTATGCCGTTGGTCAGATGGCGGCGGGTTATTTACTGGAGGATGTGTTGGCACAAATCAAAGAACCTAATGGTGATGTTGCCCGTTTTTGTTTTGCAGGCTCGGTAATTCCCCTAAGAGGCACGCCCCCTTATTATTTACTGATGGCAATTTCACTAGGAGTACAACCTATAACCAGAGAAACTGCTGCCAGTATTGCTTTTGAGCAAGCTGACCCAATTGTTACAGCCCAAGGATTGGCGAAATTGCAGCAACTTTCCTTGGTTTATCAGCAGCAAGGGCGCTACAACCTGCTTGAATTGACCCGCGAGTATTCTGCTGCTGAGTTAGCTGCGAATAGTGAATTGGCTCAAAAGTTGCAACAAAGATGGGTCAATTGGTATATCAAATTTTCGGAGGCTTACGGAGGTACGAATTGGAAGGAATGGCATCTCGGCTATGGTTATTTAGAAGCTGAATGGGAAAATCTCAGAGCCGTACTCGAATGGTGTATTAGTCAAGTAATGTACTGTGATGCGCGAACAATTTGGCAACATATTAAGGGCTATATTCATGTGCGTGGATACTGGGATGAACGTTTAGACTGGACAACTTGGTTGATTGAAACTGCCAAACAAGCTGGAGATTGGACTTTTGCAGTTGAGGTAATGAGCGATCGCGCTGGCACTTTGATTAGGATGCGCCAAGAGAGCCAGCTAAAAGAAGCAGAGATTTTGTTACAGGAAGCTTGGGATTTGCGCCACCATCAAACTATAATCTTGCAGTTAGAGATAGCTACAAACATGGCTATTTTATATATTAATCAACAACAGTTTAAGCAAGCTCAGGAGTGGCTAACAGAAGAGGAAAAACTGTTAAAACAAGCATCGCTACCAGAGTTGAAAATAAAGGAACAACAAGTTCATATTATTTATTATCAAGGACAGATACATTTTCAAGCTGGAGATTATCAGCAGGCTGAAAACATTTTCCAGCAAGCATTAACTGAAGCTCAACAAGCTGGATGGCAAAGAGCAGTCGTTGCTATTCAAAATTGGTTAGCAGACGTGGCTCTAAAATTAGGAAATTTAGAAGAAGCACGACGATTATTAGAATTAAGCTTTCCAATCGCAGAGAGACATAAAGATAAACGCTCTATTGCTTACCATAAGGCATCATTTGCTAAACTGGAAAAACTATCAGGGAATTTACCTCAAGCTAAACGCTTGGCAGAAGAAGCATCGGATGGTTTTGAAAGTTTGAAGATGCTAACAGAAGCCAAAGAAATGCGTACTTTATTCTCCAGTTAA
- a CDS encoding glycine-rich domain-containing protein translates to MDQETLNVHSLSSSQVLNQGLSEKIYSFFNKLNKLDWQPVAKKLICSDNGTGRTLQQTESAISLYKMFLCLHFLFPDIELVPTKEIDEVWHTHILLNTYKYIQDCQELYGYIFHHYSPVDETLEFQDQHYKKAIVITKYLFEKLFGVSLIEDSQYQRTACLIVPLDNQSLQISACLTLPMIQS, encoded by the coding sequence TTGGATCAAGAAACACTAAATGTACATTCACTTTCTAGTTCGCAAGTTCTTAACCAAGGTTTATCTGAAAAAATTTATAGCTTTTTCAATAAGTTAAACAAATTGGATTGGCAGCCAGTTGCTAAAAAACTTATATGTTCTGATAACGGAACTGGACGGACACTACAACAAACTGAATCTGCAATCAGTCTTTATAAGATGTTTTTGTGCCTCCATTTTCTATTCCCAGATATAGAATTAGTTCCGACCAAAGAGATTGATGAAGTATGGCACACCCATATTCTGTTAAATACTTATAAATACATTCAAGATTGTCAGGAGTTATATGGATATATTTTTCATCATTATTCTCCTGTTGATGAAACTTTAGAATTTCAAGACCAACACTATAAAAAGGCTATAGTAATAACTAAATACCTGTTTGAAAAATTGTTTGGTGTCAGCTTGATAGAAGATAGTCAATATCAGCGGACAGCTTGTCTGATAGTACCTCTGGATAATCAGTCATTACAAATAAGTGCCTGTTTAACTCTTCCAATGATTCAATCATAA
- a CDS encoding Pepco domain-containing protein: protein MATKMFMQEEIISIVTDNVQFPAETRTWEAPSEGATKYKVEISADKLEQEMGRFLQIVSRLFKRAEIETEKKPGIHLDEIELSVEINGEGKVSLIGSGAKAGGKGAITLKFKRTELE, encoded by the coding sequence TTGGCAACTAAAATGTTTATGCAAGAAGAAATTATCTCGATTGTTACCGATAATGTTCAATTTCCAGCAGAAACAAGGACTTGGGAAGCTCCATCTGAAGGTGCTACTAAGTACAAAGTAGAGATTAGCGCCGATAAGTTAGAGCAAGAAATGGGTCGGTTTTTACAAATAGTAAGTCGTTTATTCAAACGTGCAGAGATAGAAACTGAAAAAAAACCTGGAATACACCTTGATGAAATTGAGCTATCAGTAGAAATTAATGGCGAAGGTAAGGTTAGCTTAATTGGAAGTGGTGCAAAAGCTGGTGGTAAAGGAGCAATAACGCTAAAGTTTAAACGAACCGAATTAGAGTGA
- a CDS encoding CHAT domain-containing protein produces MSLRFFLVWFLSATVNLKNIQKLLNFLGGRVGSKAIEVEVEVNGKKLKIQSRNQQELLAAIEATKKFVYTETALPAIHQFPEEIFLKVTTKLETVQELERAKFFVEENRNSGLFLSSDFYDIEQPLLPAEISPQSSTNLSQRTGRGLRPKLPKSEKPELDATNFYHEPPQNRPQTSRNIPPVNQPQTQPIDNHQAFLEASSLLLRYPNLECPNQIILNEKFSLFVQLLIEQPKSSTQAIYVENSCTPAQLPEIEVVLRTPRGLDIEGNDYQLMQVKLDSDSSVEFNLTACKLGEQEIRVDFYQCDRRIGTERCSVLVVKEPLDYDVSKPKEVTSLELKIAPIVPPPDLELCIELRDDRTLYFTLHSKVAGYHHVKVGELTLKGSPLEKMQAVYKELGSLTGPIKSTEQAAAERRLATLGRELWDELIPDKLQQEYWRFKSLISSILITSDEPWVPWEVIKPYRYNEDGEREDEQFWCQQFALSRWLSGQGGTVEKLQVGTARPIAPTQVNLSAVQEEVTFIKQLHNLRSDITVLEPFSTYQEVLDWLETGKFFMLHFACHGMFDAALPGNSAIKLSDGILRPSDIRVRFGGRRPRPLLFINACHGGRSEFSFTGLGGWAERLVTEARVAVFVGAMWEVNDGLALRFAQRFYTGLLKDNETIAEAFRYAREEIRQLAPYNSTWLAYSLYGDPQGRVNLK; encoded by the coding sequence ATGTCACTGAGGTTTTTTTTAGTATGGTTTTTGTCCGCTACAGTTAACCTAAAAAATATTCAGAAGCTTTTAAATTTTTTAGGAGGTCGCGTAGGCAGTAAAGCAATTGAGGTAGAAGTAGAAGTAAATGGCAAAAAGCTGAAGATACAATCTAGAAATCAGCAAGAGTTACTAGCAGCGATAGAAGCAACTAAAAAATTTGTCTATACAGAAACAGCTTTGCCAGCAATACACCAGTTTCCAGAAGAAATATTCTTAAAGGTCACTACTAAATTAGAGACCGTACAAGAGTTAGAAAGAGCAAAATTTTTTGTTGAAGAAAATCGTAATAGTGGGTTATTCTTATCCTCAGATTTTTACGATATAGAACAACCATTACTACCAGCAGAAATATCACCCCAGTCATCAACAAATTTATCACAACGAACAGGGCGTGGATTGAGACCGAAGCTGCCTAAATCAGAAAAACCCGAGCTAGACGCAACCAATTTCTATCACGAACCTCCACAGAATAGACCCCAAACTTCGAGAAATATTCCTCCTGTTAATCAACCCCAGACTCAACCAATAGATAATCATCAAGCTTTTCTGGAAGCTTCTTCACTGCTATTGCGCTATCCTAATTTAGAATGTCCAAATCAAATTATCCTTAACGAAAAGTTCAGCCTATTCGTCCAACTTTTGATCGAACAACCAAAGTCTAGTACTCAGGCTATCTATGTTGAGAATAGTTGTACTCCCGCACAATTGCCTGAGATAGAAGTAGTATTGCGTACTCCTCGCGGTTTGGATATTGAAGGCAACGATTATCAATTAATGCAAGTGAAACTTGACAGCGACTCTAGTGTAGAGTTTAACCTTACCGCTTGCAAACTTGGTGAGCAAGAAATCCGAGTGGATTTTTACCAATGCGATCGCCGTATTGGTACAGAAAGGTGCAGTGTACTAGTTGTGAAAGAGCCTTTAGATTACGATGTATCAAAACCAAAGGAAGTGACAAGCCTAGAGTTAAAAATAGCACCTATTGTCCCACCGCCCGATTTGGAATTATGCATTGAATTGCGCGATGACCGTACTCTCTACTTCACGTTGCATTCAAAAGTCGCAGGGTATCACCATGTCAAAGTTGGTGAATTAACCTTGAAAGGCTCACCATTAGAGAAAATGCAGGCAGTATACAAAGAACTGGGAAGCTTAACTGGCCCAATCAAGTCAACAGAACAAGCTGCTGCTGAACGACGGTTGGCAACTTTAGGGCGTGAACTATGGGATGAACTAATTCCTGATAAATTGCAGCAGGAGTATTGGCGCTTTAAATCCCTAATTTCATCTATTCTCATTACTTCTGATGAGCCTTGGGTACCGTGGGAAGTAATTAAGCCCTATCGTTATAACGAAGATGGAGAACGAGAAGACGAACAATTTTGGTGTCAGCAGTTTGCTTTATCCCGTTGGTTATCAGGGCAAGGAGGCACAGTTGAAAAGTTACAGGTGGGTACGGCACGGCCAATAGCGCCTACTCAAGTCAACCTGTCCGCAGTACAGGAAGAGGTAACTTTCATCAAGCAGTTACATAATTTGCGTTCAGATATCACTGTACTTGAGCCTTTTAGTACTTACCAAGAAGTATTGGATTGGTTAGAAACCGGAAAATTCTTTATGTTACACTTTGCCTGCCACGGTATGTTTGACGCTGCCTTACCTGGTAACTCTGCGATCAAGTTATCAGATGGTATTCTACGTCCTTCTGACATTCGAGTCAGATTTGGTGGACGCAGACCACGCCCACTGCTTTTTATTAATGCTTGTCATGGAGGACGGTCAGAGTTCAGTTTTACTGGTTTAGGTGGTTGGGCTGAACGGTTAGTAACAGAGGCACGTGTGGCTGTATTCGTCGGAGCTATGTGGGAAGTAAATGATGGACTAGCGTTAAGGTTTGCCCAACGCTTCTACACAGGATTGCTAAAAGATAACGAGACTATTGCTGAGGCATTTCGCTATGCTAGAGAAGAAATCCGCCAGCTTGCGCCCTACAACTCTACTTGGCTTGCATACTCGCTCTATGGCGACCCTCAAGGACGTGTAAATTTAAAGTAG